The Commensalibacter nepenthis genome has a window encoding:
- the odhB gene encoding 2-oxoglutarate dehydrogenase complex dihydrolipoyllysine-residue succinyltransferase codes for MSVEIKVPQLGESISVATIAKWLKQPGEHVEMDEAIVELETDKVSVEVAASQAGTLGNHFVNEGDEVEVGAILTTIEKGGAKAPAAPVTKAPKSVEKAASSPELHQPMPAARKMMDEKQVSATQIGQGTGKNGRITREDVINFVTGANTKPIASVPTRQDDPREERVKMTRLRRTIARRLKDAQETAAMLTTFNEVDMSAVMKLRAEYKDAFNKKYEDARLGFMSFFVKATVSALQEFPAINAQIDGEDVIYRHFVNMGIAVGGPNGLVVPVLRDADQMSFAQIESNIIGFAKKAKNNQLKIDDLSGGTFSITNGGIYGSLMSTPILNMPQSGILGMHAIKERPIAENGQVVIRPMMYLALSYDHRIVDGKEAVSFLVHIKDRIEHPERLLLGV; via the coding sequence ATGTCAGTAGAAATAAAAGTACCACAACTTGGAGAAAGCATTTCCGTTGCAACGATTGCCAAATGGTTAAAACAACCTGGCGAACATGTGGAAATGGATGAAGCAATTGTCGAGCTGGAAACGGATAAAGTCAGTGTTGAAGTTGCAGCATCACAAGCTGGTACTTTGGGAAATCATTTTGTGAATGAAGGAGATGAAGTTGAAGTCGGAGCGATCTTAACAACGATTGAAAAGGGTGGTGCAAAAGCGCCCGCAGCTCCAGTTACCAAAGCACCTAAGTCAGTTGAAAAGGCTGCGTCATCTCCCGAACTTCATCAACCTATGCCTGCTGCGCGTAAAATGATGGATGAAAAACAGGTTTCTGCGACACAAATTGGTCAAGGAACAGGGAAGAACGGTCGTATAACGCGTGAAGATGTTATTAACTTTGTAACAGGTGCAAATACTAAACCAATTGCATCTGTCCCAACGCGTCAAGATGATCCTCGTGAAGAGCGCGTAAAAATGACTCGCCTACGTCGCACGATTGCTCGACGTTTGAAAGATGCCCAAGAAACAGCAGCCATGCTGACCACTTTTAACGAAGTGGATATGTCTGCAGTGATGAAATTGCGTGCTGAATATAAGGATGCATTTAACAAAAAATATGAAGATGCACGTTTAGGATTTATGTCCTTTTTTGTCAAAGCAACGGTTTCTGCTTTACAAGAATTTCCAGCAATTAATGCTCAGATTGATGGAGAAGATGTGATCTATCGTCACTTTGTGAATATGGGGATTGCTGTTGGGGGACCAAATGGATTGGTTGTTCCAGTTTTACGGGATGCGGATCAGATGAGTTTTGCTCAGATCGAGAGCAATATTATTGGTTTTGCAAAAAAAGCCAAAAACAATCAATTAAAAATAGATGACTTATCCGGTGGGACTTTTTCAATAACGAATGGTGGGATTTATGGTTCCTTGATGTCTACGCCGATTTTAAATATGCCGCAATCAGGTATTTTAGGAATGCATGCAATCAAAGAGCGTCCTATTGCTGAAAATGGACAAGTTGTTATTCGTCCAATGATGTATTTGGCATTATCTTATGACCATCGTATTGTTGATGGCAAAGAGGCCGTCAGTTTCTTGGTACATATTAAAGACAGAATTGAACATCCAGAACGCTTGTTACTTGGTGTGTAA
- the lpdA gene encoding dihydrolipoyl dehydrogenase encodes MTVEIIVPVLGESITSAVVSKWLKQPGEAVSADEAIVELETDKVNVEVSAPVAGIIGQHQVVVGDEVSVGALLVVVGDAGDTGASTATVSLPPVVQETKETVTSGDAEFDLIVIGAGPGGYVASIRAAQLGMKVACVEKRKTLGGTCLNVGCIPSKALLYASEQYEAAQKRFADLGVLVKDVELDLAKMHAHKDSVINANVSGIEFLLKKNKITWLKGTATIPAPGQVSVEGKIVTTRSIVIATGSESVSLPNVEIDEKRVVTSTGALSLEKVPEHIVVIGGGVIGVELGSVWHRLGAKVTIVEYFDRLLPGFDKEVSLTFAKILEKQGIQLKLAHKVEKLEKTGKETQVTISNAAGDHTEILSADVVLVSVGRRPVTQGLGLEALGVALDEKGRIKTNGQFQTNISGVYAIGDVIAGPMLAHKAEEEGVAVAEYLAGQKPHIDYGLIPSVVYTEPEIAMVGKTEETLQAESIEYTVGKFPFSANGRARAMNQTEGFVKILADKRTNKILGVHLIGPHCSEMIAEVVLAMNFGASAEDIALTCHAHPTLTESIKEAALGTQKRSIHM; translated from the coding sequence ATGACTGTGGAAATTATAGTTCCTGTTCTGGGCGAAAGTATTACTTCTGCTGTTGTTTCTAAATGGTTAAAGCAACCAGGTGAGGCAGTCAGTGCTGACGAGGCTATTGTTGAGTTAGAAACAGACAAGGTGAATGTAGAAGTTTCTGCCCCCGTTGCAGGAATTATAGGACAACATCAGGTTGTTGTTGGGGATGAAGTGTCCGTTGGTGCTTTATTGGTTGTTGTCGGCGATGCTGGCGATACAGGAGCGTCAACAGCGACAGTTTCTTTGCCCCCTGTTGTCCAAGAAACAAAAGAGACTGTAACATCTGGTGATGCTGAATTTGATTTGATTGTTATTGGTGCAGGACCTGGTGGTTATGTTGCATCTATTCGTGCGGCTCAATTGGGGATGAAGGTTGCTTGTGTTGAAAAAAGAAAAACATTAGGTGGCACGTGTCTGAATGTGGGGTGTATTCCTTCAAAAGCATTATTATACGCCTCAGAACAATATGAAGCAGCACAAAAGCGATTTGCGGATTTAGGTGTATTGGTCAAAGATGTTGAGTTAGATTTGGCTAAAATGCATGCACACAAAGATTCTGTCATTAATGCGAATGTTTCAGGGATCGAGTTTCTTTTAAAGAAGAATAAAATTACGTGGTTAAAAGGAACTGCAACTATTCCTGCGCCTGGTCAAGTTTCAGTAGAGGGTAAAATTGTTACAACACGTTCTATTGTGATTGCAACAGGTAGTGAAAGTGTTTCTTTACCCAATGTAGAGATTGATGAAAAACGAGTTGTAACTTCTACTGGGGCTTTATCGCTTGAAAAAGTGCCAGAACATATAGTTGTGATTGGCGGTGGGGTTATTGGTGTTGAATTGGGCAGTGTTTGGCATCGTTTGGGTGCCAAAGTAACCATTGTTGAATATTTTGATCGTTTATTGCCTGGATTTGATAAAGAAGTTTCTTTGACCTTTGCAAAGATATTGGAAAAACAAGGGATTCAATTAAAGCTAGCCCATAAAGTAGAAAAGTTGGAGAAAACAGGCAAAGAAACTCAGGTCACGATTAGCAATGCGGCTGGAGATCATACAGAAATTTTGTCTGCGGATGTGGTGTTGGTTTCAGTGGGTCGTCGTCCTGTGACACAAGGATTGGGTTTGGAAGCTCTTGGTGTTGCTTTGGATGAAAAAGGACGGATCAAGACCAATGGTCAGTTTCAAACCAATATCTCTGGGGTTTATGCTATTGGGGATGTGATTGCAGGACCTATGCTGGCACACAAGGCAGAAGAAGAAGGTGTTGCCGTGGCTGAATATCTGGCAGGGCAAAAACCGCATATCGATTATGGGTTAATTCCTAGTGTTGTTTATACAGAGCCAGAAATTGCGATGGTTGGTAAGACAGAAGAAACATTGCAAGCTGAATCGATTGAATATACAGTTGGCAAATTTCCATTTAGTGCCAATGGTCGCGCAAGAGCAATGAATCAAACAGAGGGATTTGTGAAGATTCTTGCCGATAAACGTACCAATAAAATATTGGGTGTTCATTTAATCGGTCCACATTGTAGTGAAATGATCGCTGAAGTTGTATTGGCAATGAATTTTGGGGCTTCTGCCGAAGATATCGCCTTGACTTGTCATGCACATCCGACCTTGACAGAATCGATCAAAGAAGCGGCTTTGGGAACACAGAAAAGATCAATTCACATGTAA
- a CDS encoding L,D-transpeptidase, which produces MKINRIAVSVIGVLTVLTQIQSQAIPTSFDIRDDIKGLEDTSGLPQYTPIPDPHADRSYVHFYNLADTSLFKKEHELHGLPPLPSLNQEEAYQEAARLTALLKKTVPNALIYSSQRNKKWVQLAQEEMGRKGPPVKRAQLLIVVDRNPKVQELCFVLAFPKGQGEWKALGGGKVSTGNTARKLYYITPTGVFYNTVERIGYRALGTKNKNGIRGNGIKGMRVWDFGWQWAEKGWLPSREKGQIRLEMHATDPDYLEQRLGKPASEGCVRLATKMNEFIDHNGIIDALYTQAAYKDKRFSSVLSKKIQFTPLAGDKLVIVDSSQSEASQRS; this is translated from the coding sequence ATGAAGATTAATCGTATTGCTGTCAGTGTGATTGGTGTTTTGACCGTATTGACACAAATACAATCTCAAGCAATTCCTACTTCTTTTGATATAAGAGACGATATTAAAGGGTTAGAGGATACTAGTGGCTTGCCACAATACACACCGATTCCTGATCCACATGCAGATCGTTCTTATGTGCATTTTTATAATCTGGCGGACACGTCTTTATTTAAAAAAGAGCATGAGCTGCATGGTCTCCCCCCACTACCTTCTTTAAATCAAGAAGAAGCCTATCAAGAAGCAGCAAGGCTAACTGCTTTGTTAAAAAAAACAGTTCCCAACGCTTTAATCTATTCTTCGCAGCGAAATAAAAAATGGGTTCAACTGGCTCAAGAGGAAATGGGACGCAAAGGTCCCCCTGTTAAAAGAGCGCAATTATTAATTGTTGTGGATCGTAATCCCAAAGTCCAAGAATTATGCTTTGTATTGGCATTTCCAAAAGGACAAGGGGAGTGGAAAGCATTGGGGGGAGGAAAGGTTTCAACGGGAAATACTGCACGAAAATTATATTATATTACTCCCACGGGTGTCTTTTATAATACTGTAGAGCGAATTGGATATCGAGCATTAGGAACTAAAAATAAAAACGGTATTCGTGGGAATGGTATTAAGGGAATGCGTGTTTGGGACTTTGGATGGCAATGGGCAGAGAAAGGTTGGTTGCCTAGCCGAGAAAAAGGACAAATTCGCCTAGAAATGCATGCGACAGATCCAGATTATTTAGAACAGCGGTTGGGTAAACCAGCATCAGAAGGATGTGTCAGGCTAGCGACGAAAATGAACGAATTTATCGATCATAATGGTATTATCGACGCATTATATACTCAAGCTGCCTACAAAGATAAACGATTTAGTTCCGTTTTATCCAAAAAGATTCAATTCACACCATTGGCTGGGGACAAATTGGTCATTGTTGATTCTTCTCAATCCGAAGCTTCTCAACGTAGCTAG
- a CDS encoding DUF3126 family protein: MPIQTKEAEALEKYLQKKLESNCLKVVLPKRIGQPVELCVQNGKTSESIGTVYRDEDEGEVSYAISLTILEEDLE; encoded by the coding sequence ATGCCTATACAAACCAAAGAAGCTGAAGCATTAGAAAAATATTTGCAAAAAAAGTTAGAAAGTAATTGCCTAAAGGTTGTCTTACCTAAACGTATTGGTCAACCCGTCGAACTGTGCGTTCAAAATGGTAAGACATCAGAATCTATCGGCACGGTTTATCGTGATGAAGATGAAGGTGAGGTTTCTTATGCAATTTCTCTAACAATTTTAGAAGAAGATTTGGAATAA
- a CDS encoding DUF2939 domain-containing protein yields the protein MFVSFLKKWKLIFILLFLGGLYIIYPYTTLWSIYKAIQTYNTPQLVTYLDWQSIKTNLQSDLTQAVQNTPTSQDDLPDFGNSFAQTAISNAVDQNLTPDNLAKFINHLKQDNSEENTSTIKTLLSSFMATHVHFISPISLQADIVIPGEEKNSIQMTLHLQNWKWKVISFKFSEQLTFQLFQQSDLK from the coding sequence ATGTTTGTTTCATTTTTAAAAAAATGGAAGTTAATTTTTATACTTCTTTTTTTAGGTGGTCTTTACATTATATACCCCTACACAACATTATGGTCTATTTACAAAGCCATTCAAACCTATAATACACCACAGCTGGTAACGTATTTGGACTGGCAATCCATTAAAACCAATTTACAATCTGATTTAACTCAAGCGGTCCAGAATACCCCGACATCTCAAGATGACTTACCAGATTTTGGAAATTCTTTTGCACAAACGGCTATTTCTAATGCTGTAGATCAAAATTTAACACCCGATAATCTAGCCAAATTTATTAATCACCTTAAACAAGACAATTCTGAAGAAAACACTTCTACCATCAAAACATTGCTAAGCTCTTTTATGGCGACTCATGTTCATTTTATATCACCAATCTCGTTGCAAGCTGATATTGTCATTCCAGGCGAAGAAAAAAACTCTATTCAAATGACGTTGCATTTACAAAATTGGAAATGGAAAGTAATTTCTTTTAAGTTTTCAGAACAGCTTACTTTCCAGCTTTTCCAACAATCTGATTTAAAATAA
- a CDS encoding SH3 domain-containing protein, which translates to MNYCFSELSIPYQWTKYKMTAALIIALVAGGVIFPVSGYAQGSQEKQYSPSATIPAQPITPQNGALPAVSGTGQILPSAADNAEKGSVTGKPLPYFLSLRADEVNMRAGPGVRYPISWTYHRRNMPVKVTREFDIWRLVEDVDGQKGWIQQAILSGGRSFIITGEPLSVGQEVADSGKDKDKKKNDHMDSRIVGYIADAQSVQPGKNSIIVRSEPKDTATAIAVLKPGVVGSIKSCPAGSEWCNIAIKGYNGWIPRSSFWGTTPQEAIEGH; encoded by the coding sequence ATGAACTATTGTTTTTCTGAATTGTCTATACCTTATCAATGGACAAAATATAAAATGACTGCTGCTTTGATAATTGCTTTGGTGGCTGGTGGTGTCATTTTTCCTGTTTCTGGATATGCACAAGGTTCACAAGAAAAACAATATTCACCCAGTGCAACCATTCCTGCGCAACCAATCACACCACAAAATGGTGCTTTACCTGCGGTCAGTGGAACGGGGCAAATCCTTCCCTCCGCTGCTGATAATGCGGAAAAGGGGTCTGTAACTGGTAAGCCTTTGCCTTATTTTTTGTCCTTACGTGCCGATGAAGTCAACATGCGCGCAGGACCAGGGGTGCGTTATCCGATTAGTTGGACATATCATCGTCGTAATATGCCAGTCAAAGTGACACGAGAGTTCGATATTTGGCGATTGGTAGAAGACGTCGATGGTCAAAAAGGTTGGATCCAACAAGCTATCTTATCAGGTGGTCGCTCTTTTATTATCACAGGGGAGCCTTTGTCTGTAGGTCAGGAAGTTGCGGATTCTGGCAAGGACAAGGATAAAAAGAAAAACGACCACATGGACAGCCGTATTGTTGGTTATATTGCCGATGCCCAATCTGTACAGCCAGGTAAAAATAGTATTATTGTTAGATCGGAACCAAAAGATACAGCCACAGCGATAGCTGTTTTAAAGCCTGGCGTTGTGGGTAGTATTAAGTCATGTCCCGCAGGATCAGAATGGTGTAATATTGCGATTAAGGGGTATAATGGTTGGATACCACGCAGTAGCTTTTGGGGAACGACACCTCAAGAAGCCATCGAAGGTCATTAA
- the pyk gene encoding pyruvate kinase has translation MEDKASLLRGRRTKIVSTLGPASSTKEMIQTLFFAGVDVFRLNFSHGTHEEQAARYHIIRELEKETGKVIGVLADIQGPKLRVGNFADGKVTLKTGTVFRLDLDTTLGTEQRVCLPHPEIINSAEPGCRLLLDDGKLCLIVRKVGKDFLETEVVVGGSLSNHKGVNVPDMILPIPALTEKDHKDLKFALELGVDFIGLSFVQRPEDVQEAKDISNGRAWIVTKMEKPQAMQNIDAILELTDGVMVARGDLGVEMPPEEVPLAQIKIIRKARQLGKPVIVATQMLESMISSPTPTRAEASDIATAVFEGADAVMLSAESAAGQYPKEAVSIMDRIISRVEKDDEWRKLMEATREQPHNNVADAIVAAVQKICNTLETPAVVAFTRRGKTAQRMSRERPDSMIFGVTPTMESARKLALVWGVHPYHSVTVDNPACSVEDMVAEASRIVQSYQVVTKGDHMVVIAGMPFGQAGSTNLIRVVDIQ, from the coding sequence ATGGAAGACAAAGCTAGTTTATTAAGAGGTCGTCGAACCAAAATTGTTTCTACTTTGGGACCTGCATCTTCTACCAAAGAGATGATTCAGACATTATTTTTTGCTGGCGTTGATGTTTTTCGTTTAAATTTTTCTCATGGAACACACGAAGAGCAAGCCGCACGATACCATATTATTCGCGAACTTGAAAAAGAAACTGGTAAAGTAATCGGGGTGCTTGCAGATATTCAAGGACCTAAATTACGTGTTGGCAACTTTGCAGACGGCAAAGTTACTCTGAAAACGGGCACCGTGTTTCGTTTGGATTTAGATACAACTTTAGGTACTGAACAGCGCGTTTGTTTGCCTCATCCAGAGATTATTAATAGTGCAGAACCTGGATGCCGTTTGTTGCTTGATGACGGTAAGTTATGTTTAATTGTTCGTAAAGTAGGTAAAGATTTCCTAGAAACTGAGGTTGTTGTTGGCGGATCATTGTCCAATCATAAAGGGGTGAATGTTCCTGATATGATTTTACCAATTCCTGCTTTGACAGAAAAAGATCATAAAGATCTTAAGTTTGCTTTGGAACTAGGGGTTGATTTTATTGGTCTTTCCTTTGTTCAACGCCCAGAAGATGTTCAAGAAGCAAAAGATATCTCCAATGGTCGCGCATGGATTGTGACCAAGATGGAAAAGCCACAAGCAATGCAAAATATTGATGCTATCCTAGAATTAACAGATGGTGTGATGGTTGCTCGTGGTGATCTTGGGGTGGAAATGCCCCCAGAAGAAGTGCCTTTGGCTCAGATCAAAATCATTCGTAAAGCACGCCAATTGGGTAAACCCGTGATTGTTGCAACACAAATGTTGGAAAGTATGATTTCATCTCCAACTCCAACACGTGCCGAGGCTTCAGATATTGCAACGGCTGTGTTTGAAGGTGCAGATGCTGTGATGTTGTCTGCTGAAAGTGCTGCTGGGCAATATCCAAAAGAAGCGGTTAGCATCATGGATCGAATCATCAGTCGTGTTGAAAAAGACGATGAATGGCGTAAATTAATGGAAGCAACACGGGAACAACCACATAATAATGTTGCAGATGCAATTGTGGCTGCTGTTCAAAAGATTTGTAACACGTTGGAAACGCCTGCTGTTGTTGCATTTACACGCAGAGGAAAAACCGCACAACGTATGTCCAGAGAACGCCCCGATTCAATGATTTTTGGTGTAACACCAACGATGGAATCCGCCAGAAAGCTTGCGTTGGTTTGGGGGGTTCATCCGTATCATTCTGTCACTGTTGATAATCCAGCATGTAGCGTTGAAGATATGGTTGCAGAAGCATCACGTATTGTCCAAAGCTATCAAGTTGTCACCAAAGGGGATCATATGGTAGTTATTGCTGGTATGCCGTTTGGTCAGGCTGGTAGCACGAACTTAATCCGTGTTGTTGATATTCAATAA
- a CDS encoding ATP-binding protein has protein sequence MTEPVPTSELLTVKQLISSFDWNTTLLGKQDSWPLNLQAILSLVLNTSLPMVIYWGRENIALYNDAYAKLIGTKHPALLGRPLIDVWPERKSHFNQIVSAVYQKETIQYTSDYQIPGVTHQHSTPTQIEVTYNPILGEQNQVQGMLSIVTESSLSTNSPIQTIEQLIGGLAHDFNTLLAGIIGNLELMQMRIEQNKADLLPRYIHAAQKAATQATEITHQLLSFSRRQILAPHIIDPNHTIQVLLDTFQNFIKEDKDTIKKHINLQIQLEADIWSVFCDPEHLKNAIIHIFQNACEAIRSSNGKIIIETHNVRVTPSHPLRKFIKQGEYINILIQDNGIGMPPDIINRATDPFFTTKPLGKRAGLGLSMAYGFTKQSNGHLTIDSNPKVGTRISLFLPRYYNSMTIQKLNSNSTKVNLLKTLLISQDNHLCMLLSENLKDLGYSMTIAQTTKETFTLLKSDDQFSFVAIDTRILPNTPTDFLSIINQNFPQLPILFITGYEETPIIFDSFIREQNFIIRKPITHTVLADCVKAIEDSKDHFI, from the coding sequence ATGACAGAACCCGTTCCAACTTCAGAACTATTGACCGTCAAACAACTTATCAGCAGCTTTGATTGGAACACTACCTTATTAGGTAAGCAAGATTCTTGGCCTCTAAATTTGCAAGCAATTTTATCATTGGTTTTAAACACATCTTTACCTATGGTTATTTACTGGGGAAGAGAAAATATTGCTTTATATAATGATGCTTATGCAAAATTAATCGGCACAAAACACCCAGCTTTATTGGGCAGACCATTAATAGATGTATGGCCTGAACGCAAATCCCACTTTAACCAAATTGTCAGTGCTGTTTATCAAAAAGAAACCATTCAATATACAAGCGACTATCAAATTCCTGGCGTAACCCATCAGCACTCAACACCAACACAAATAGAAGTGACATATAATCCTATTCTCGGTGAACAAAATCAAGTCCAAGGAATGTTGAGTATCGTGACGGAATCGAGTCTATCCACCAATTCTCCAATCCAAACAATTGAACAGCTGATCGGTGGATTAGCACATGACTTCAATACCTTACTAGCTGGTATTATTGGCAACCTAGAACTGATGCAGATGCGCATTGAACAAAATAAAGCAGACTTACTGCCTCGTTATATCCACGCTGCCCAAAAAGCTGCAACACAAGCTACCGAAATTACACATCAACTTCTTTCTTTTTCTAGACGACAGATTCTAGCGCCACACATCATCGATCCCAACCACACGATACAAGTTCTATTAGATACTTTTCAAAATTTTATTAAAGAAGATAAAGATACCATTAAGAAACATATCAACTTACAAATTCAGTTAGAAGCAGATATTTGGTCAGTTTTTTGTGATCCAGAACATTTAAAAAATGCTATTATACATATTTTCCAAAATGCCTGCGAAGCCATCCGCTCTTCAAATGGCAAAATTATCATAGAGACACATAATGTAAGGGTCACACCATCGCATCCCCTGCGCAAATTTATCAAGCAGGGGGAATATATTAATATTCTTATTCAGGATAATGGAATTGGCATGCCTCCTGACATTATTAACAGAGCTACAGACCCATTTTTTACGACAAAACCTCTAGGAAAGCGCGCCGGTCTTGGGTTGTCAATGGCTTATGGATTTACCAAACAATCCAACGGGCATTTGACCATCGATTCCAATCCCAAAGTAGGGACAAGAATTAGCCTTTTTTTACCTCGCTATTATAATTCTATGACGATACAAAAATTAAATAGCAACTCTACCAAAGTGAACTTGCTTAAAACATTACTGATTTCACAAGATAATCATCTATGCATGTTGCTCAGCGAGAATCTAAAGGATTTAGGATATTCAATGACCATCGCTCAAACAACCAAGGAAACCTTTACTTTACTCAAAAGCGACGATCAGTTCAGCTTTGTTGCGATTGATACCCGTATTTTACCCAATACGCCTACGGATTTCTTATCAATAATTAACCAAAATTTTCCTCAACTCCCTATTTTATTTATTACAGGGTATGAGGAGACACCCATTATATTCGATTCATTTATCCGCGAACAAAATTTCATTATTCGCAAACCAATAACCCATACAGTGCTTGCAGATTGTGTCAAAGCTATTGAAGATTCTAAAGATCATTTCATATAA